One Helianthus annuus cultivar XRQ/B chromosome 7, HanXRQr2.0-SUNRISE, whole genome shotgun sequence genomic region harbors:
- the LOC110868385 gene encoding uncharacterized protein LOC110868385 encodes MEATNSYSYFTRPNYSHVVMNGFIESDSSFELDESDVWNVSMSPELRKTSSHITKSSSVMAVKRGTPVSVPGWCKIVQEDYIENRRRYGDYSDNNSVEDRIPPHEFLARKRMASFSVHEGMGRTLKGRDLSRVRNAIWEKTGFED; translated from the coding sequence ATGGAGGCAACAAATAGCTATAGCTACTTTACTAGGCCGAATTACTCTCATGTTGTAATGAATGGCTTCATCGAATCTGATTCGTCGTTTGAGCTCGACGAATCAGATGTTTGGAACGTGTCCATGTCGCCAGAGTTGCGTAAAACAAGTTCACATATCACGAAGAGTTCGTCGGTGATGGCGGTGAAGCGAGGAACACCAGTGAGTGTTCCGGGCTGGTGTAAGATAGTACAAGAGGATTACATAGAGAATAGGAGGAGATATGGTGATTATAGTGATAATAATTCTGTTGAAGATCGGATTCCGCCGCATGAGTTTCTGGCGAGGAAGAGAATGGCGTCGTTTTCGGTTCACGAAGGGATGGGAAGGACTTTGAAAGGAAGAGATTTGAGTAGAGTTAGAAATGCAATTTGGGAGAAAACTGGGTTTGAAGATTGA
- the LOC110868384 gene encoding GATA transcription factor 11 isoform X1 — protein MESQDKRMCKTESGISAVTIVDYNNNNNNNNNNDHRVYDEDCFGDILNMFDLPMESLDGDGLAEDWAAKLGPIPSEVFRELVPPAPQTSVGSNFGYSMPSPFEYPLLNNKTSQQQYHLKQQPAFDEDRKLYPSQASFHAPSPNSVLESRTSSSNTKGVSFGIEISIPIRTRSKRLRPTANPWLTSPIIVLPNKDKKRNKPSKNPVTMETKRSLEKPELVGIKKCAHCEITKTPQWREGPMGPKTLCNACGVRYRSGRLYPEYRPAASPTFVPALHSNSHRKVIEMRQKAVK, from the exons ATGGAGTCGCAG GATAAGAGAATGTGCAAGACTGAATCTGGCATTTCTGCTGTGACGATTGTCgattataacaataataataataataataataataatgatcaTCGTGTGTACGATGAGGATTGTTTCGGTGACATTTTGAACATGTTTGATTTACCAATGGAGAGTTTGGATGGGGATGGTCTTGCTGAAGATTGGGCAGCTAAACTTGGGCCTATACCTTCTGAGGTTTTCAGAGAGCTTGTGCCACCGGCTCCCCAAACTAGTGTCGGTAGTAACTTCGGTTACTCCATGCCTTCGCCCTTCGAGTATCCTCTGCTT AATAACAAAACTTCTCAACAACAATATCACCTAAAACAACAGCCAGCTTTTGATGAAGACAGAAAGCTTTATCCTTCACAAGCATCCTTTCACGCACCGAGCCCGAATTCAGTCCTCGAAAGCCGAACCTCCAGCTCAAACACCAAAGGCGTCTCATTCGGAATCGAAATCTCAATCCCCATAAGAACTCGAAGCAAACGTTTAAGACCAACTGCTAATCCGTGGTTAACGTCCCCAATCATAGTACTTCCAAACAAAGACAAAAAGAGGAACAAACCATCTAAAAATCCTGTCACCATGGAAACAAAAAGATCTCTTGAAAAACCAGAACTTGTGGGGATCAAGAAATGTGCACATTGTGAAATAACCAAAACCCCACAATGGAGGGAGGGCCCAATGGGCCCTAAAACACTTTGCAATGCTTGTGGGGTCCGGTACCGGTCCGGAAGACTCTACCCTGAGTACCGCCCGGCTGCTAGTCCGACGTTTGTACCCGCTTTGCACTCGAATTCTCACCGGAAGGTGATAGAGATGAGGCAAAAGGCTGTTAAGTAA
- the LOC110868384 gene encoding GATA transcription factor 11 isoform X2 codes for MCKTESGISAVTIVDYNNNNNNNNNNDHRVYDEDCFGDILNMFDLPMESLDGDGLAEDWAAKLGPIPSEVFRELVPPAPQTSVGSNFGYSMPSPFEYPLLNNKTSQQQYHLKQQPAFDEDRKLYPSQASFHAPSPNSVLESRTSSSNTKGVSFGIEISIPIRTRSKRLRPTANPWLTSPIIVLPNKDKKRNKPSKNPVTMETKRSLEKPELVGIKKCAHCEITKTPQWREGPMGPKTLCNACGVRYRSGRLYPEYRPAASPTFVPALHSNSHRKVIEMRQKAVK; via the exons ATGTGCAAGACTGAATCTGGCATTTCTGCTGTGACGATTGTCgattataacaataataataataataataataataatgatcaTCGTGTGTACGATGAGGATTGTTTCGGTGACATTTTGAACATGTTTGATTTACCAATGGAGAGTTTGGATGGGGATGGTCTTGCTGAAGATTGGGCAGCTAAACTTGGGCCTATACCTTCTGAGGTTTTCAGAGAGCTTGTGCCACCGGCTCCCCAAACTAGTGTCGGTAGTAACTTCGGTTACTCCATGCCTTCGCCCTTCGAGTATCCTCTGCTT AATAACAAAACTTCTCAACAACAATATCACCTAAAACAACAGCCAGCTTTTGATGAAGACAGAAAGCTTTATCCTTCACAAGCATCCTTTCACGCACCGAGCCCGAATTCAGTCCTCGAAAGCCGAACCTCCAGCTCAAACACCAAAGGCGTCTCATTCGGAATCGAAATCTCAATCCCCATAAGAACTCGAAGCAAACGTTTAAGACCAACTGCTAATCCGTGGTTAACGTCCCCAATCATAGTACTTCCAAACAAAGACAAAAAGAGGAACAAACCATCTAAAAATCCTGTCACCATGGAAACAAAAAGATCTCTTGAAAAACCAGAACTTGTGGGGATCAAGAAATGTGCACATTGTGAAATAACCAAAACCCCACAATGGAGGGAGGGCCCAATGGGCCCTAAAACACTTTGCAATGCTTGTGGGGTCCGGTACCGGTCCGGAAGACTCTACCCTGAGTACCGCCCGGCTGCTAGTCCGACGTTTGTACCCGCTTTGCACTCGAATTCTCACCGGAAGGTGATAGAGATGAGGCAAAAGGCTGTTAAGTAA
- the LOC110868383 gene encoding protein-tyrosine sulfotransferase, whose protein sequence is MDNALRLVMLLVLLAKVYPSSNAHDFEHCATTVKQWASSSLHSDSKDGHILKDLLFFLHVPRTGGRTYFYCFLKKLYSSSLECPRSYDKLHFDPRKRNCRLLATHDDYSIMSKLPREKTSVVTLLRSPIERVFSAYEFSLEVAARFLVHPNMTSAAKTSARLRLKKGVISTLEIWPWKYLVPWMMEDLFSRRDARKIKGPPYTYGNDSYNMKEIVMPLHEFINHPVALDIIHNGATFQVAGLTNNSNKWDAHDVRHCVMTHQTLGKYVLEVAKKRLDDMLYIGLTEEHKESAAMFANLVGSQVISQLSASNPVTEAGNNTLTAEAQSENMTVEKLMETYGTCVSKLRSSQSKRRINSFKRISPANFTKEARLHVSEAILKKITSLNALDVELYKHAQKIFARQYQVMELKLLDSDRPGRWQSKSYISFTWEILYLILFISLLFFIYLYVNAKRRMSKLKI, encoded by the exons TTTATCCATCCTCGAACGCACATGACTTTGAACATTGCGCGACTACCGTCAAGCAATGGGCGTCTTCTTCTCTTCACTCCGATAGCAAGGATGGACACATTCTAAAGGATTTGTTGTTTTTCCTTCACGTACCAAGAACAGGAGGCCGAACGTATTTCTATTG CTTTTTGAAGAAACTCTACTCTAGCTCTCTAGAATGCCCGCGTTCTTATGATAAATTACATTTTGATCCTCG TAAACGGAATTGTAGGTTATTGGCTACACATGATGACTATAGTATAATGTCCAAACTACCCAGAGAGAAAACGTCGGTGGTGACGTTGCTTAGGAGCCCCATTGAGCGTGTTTTTAGCGCTTACGAGTTTTCACTAGAAGTAGCCGCTAGGTTCTTAGTGCATCCTAACATGACATCAGCGGCAAAAACATCCGCACGTTTGCGTTTAAAAAAAGGTGTTATAAGCACACTCGAGATTTGGCCATGGAAGTACTTAGTTCCTTGGATGATGGAGGATTTATTTTCTCGG AGAGATGCTAGAAAAATAAAAGGTCCGCCTTATACTTACGGGAACGACTCATATAATATGAAGGAAATCGTTATGCCATTACATGAATTTATTAATCACCCTGTAGCCCTCGACATCATTCACAACGGTGCCACTTTCCAG GTTGCAGGTTTGACTAACAATTCTAATAAATGGGACGCGCATGACGTGCGCCACTGCGTAATGACACATCAGACTCTTGGAAAATATGTGCTTGAAGTTGCAAAG AAAAGGTTGGATGACATGTTATATATTGGACTTACCGAAGAACACAAAGAATCTGCTGCAATGTTTGCAAACTTAGTTGGTTCACAAGTCATTTCACAGTTAAGTGCATCGAATCCGGTCACTGAAGCA GGTAACAACACTTTAACTGCTGAAGCACAAAGTGAAAAT ATGACTGTCGAAAAACTCATGGAAACGTATGGAACTTGTGTTTCTAAGTTACGATCATCTCAGTCAAAACGACGTATTAACTCTTTCAAGAGAATATCTCCGGCAAACTTTACAAAAGAG GCACGACTTCATGTTTCTGAAGCGATTCTAAAGAAAATCACTTCGTTGAACGCTCTAGATGTTGAACTGTATAAACATGCTCAGAAAATTTTTGCAAGACAGTATCAAGTTATGGAGCTAAAGTTGCTTGATTCTGACAGGCCT GGGAGGTGGCAGAGTAAAAGCTACATTAGTTTTACATGGGAAATCCTTTACTTGATCTTGTTCATATCTTTACTCTTCTTCATTTACCTTTATGTAAATGCAAAAAGAAGAATGTCAAAActtaaaatataa